TCGGCGATCTGCCCGATCAGGAAGGCGATAATAGAGCCTACAATAATCCACATTCCCTGTCCGAATATCCCTGCAAAAGCTGCGTTCATATTCAGCTGATGTCCTTCAATATTCTGGTTCACCCAAAAATCAGAAGGTGTAAGCCGCATTGCTGCACCAACAATGATAAAAGCGTAAGAGATCAGCACCGCTGTTAAGATGGACAGGAAACGCACCTGTCTGACCCCAAAATATTCATTGATGATATCGGTCATGATAAAAATCAGTGGCCAGGTTAACACCCCTGCCGACATATTAAAGGAAAGGTTAGGCACTCCAAGCAGATTAATGTCAAACTGTTTGATTCCAAGCGTTCCCTCTACCGTAAATATTTTTACGCCTATAAATTCTGAGAGGATGGCATTGGCAACGAAAAAGGAGCCTAAAACGAGCAGCAACCTGCTTTCTTTTGTTTTAAAAGTCATAGCAGGATGAAATTATTAAATAAATCTGATATAAGGGGATAAATATTATTTCTATTTTCGTTGCCACATGATATCTACACAATCAAAACTACCTGGAACAGGCACGAACATTTTTTCGGTCATGTCCAAATTAGCTGAAGAACACCAAGCAATTAATCTTTCTCAGGGATTTCCTGATTACGACGCTGATCCAAAACTAATTGAATATGTAGCGGATGCGATGAAGCAGGGATTCAATCAATATGCTCCTATGACCGGACTTCCGGCACTCAGGGAGCTGATTTCTGAAAAGATGGATTATCTTTATGGCGCCAGTTATCATCCTGAAACGGAAATAACTGTTACTGCCGGAGGCACACAAGGGATATTTACTGCCCTGAATGCTTATATCAATGCCGGAGATGAAGTGATCATTTTTGAACCTGCGTACGACTGTTATGCGCCCACTATAAAGATGCTTGGCGGCCTGGTAAAGCCCTATCAGCTAGCCCCTCCAAATTACGAGATCGACTGGGAAATGGTGAAGAAGCTATTTTCTGCCAATACCAAAATGATCATTTTAAACAGTCCTCAAAATCCTACCGGCTGCGTTTTGTCGGAGAAGGACATCAAGGCCCTGATCAAGCTGACTAAAAATACCGACATCATGATTCTGAGTGATGAGGTTTATGAACACATCATTTTTGACGGCAAAAAACATCAGAGTGTCGCTTTATACCCTGAACTCAGGGAAAGGAGCTTTATTGTCGCCTCTTTTGGCAAATTGCTACACACGACAGGCTGGAAATTAGGCTATTGTCTTGCTCCTGAAGCATTGATGAAAGAGTTTAGAAAAGTCCATCAATTTAATGTTTTCAGTGTGAACACCCCTATGCAGGTTGGGATAGAAAAATACCTTAAAGATCCGGAGACTTATCTTGGATTATCGGCTTATTTCCAGCAGAAACGCGATTTGTTCCGATCCCTTCTTGGAGAAACTAAGTTTAAATTATTACCTTGCAATGGTTCTTATTTCCAATGTGTTAGCTATGAGCACCTCAGCGATGAAAAAGATGTCGCCATGGCCGAAAGGTTAATTAAAGAGTTTGGCGTAGCCTCCATCCCGGTTTCTGCCTTCTATATCCGGAACACGGACCACCATATTTTACGTTTTTGTTTTGCCAAAAAGCAAGAAACCTTAGAAAAAGCCGTTGAAAGACTAGTTAAATTATAATTTACATCTTCTTAAATTAGCATAATGGAAAGTCCAGATTACCTGAATATTAAAAACCTGAAGATTACCATTTTTCAGGCCTACTTATTTTGGGAAAATATTGACAAGAACCTTCAAAACCTATCCTTAAGGTTGTCGTCAGGTGTAAAAGAAAAAACAGACCTGATTATTCTCCCTGAGATGTTCAACACCGGTTTCAGCATGAATGCGGAAGCACTTGCAGAAGAAATGAATGGAAGAACCATGCAATGGATGAACGAAATTGCAAAGAAATACGAATGTGTGGTTACCGGAAGTCTGATTATCAAAGAAAACGGAAACTATTATAACCGCCTGATCTGGATGCTTCCTGACGGTGGATACAGTCATTACGATAAGAGACACCTCTTTGGTTTAAGTGATGAAGATAAAACCTATACTCCCGGCAATGACAAAATCATTGTAGAATTAAAAGGCTGGAAGATACGCCTTGCCATCTGCTATGACCTTCGTTTTCCAGTCTGGTTGCGCAACCAGAATGAAGAATATGACATCCTGTTGCTGATCGCCAGCTGGCCGGATAAGCGTGCGATACATTGGAACGCTTTAATCCCTGCACGTGCGATTGAAAATCAGAGTTATGTGATCGCTGCAAACCGTGTGGGCCATGATGGAAAAGAAGTTTACCACAGTGGTCATTCTCAATGCATTGACCCTATGGGTAAAACTGTCTATTACAAACCTGAGGACGAAGACTTATATACCTTCAGCATCGGTTATGAAGAACTTATAAAAACCCGCCAGACTTTTCCTTTTTTAAAGGATGCTGACAATTTTAATATCATTTAAAACAAACCATTACTAAACCAAACCATGTTTAACCGTAGAAAATTCATAAAAGCATCTGCACTTTCAGCCTCTTTATTAGCTATCGACAGAAATAGTGCAGCAGCGATGATCCCTAATTCTTCCTCCCATGAACCTGTAAAACCCATTGTGATCTCTACCTGGGATTTCGGTATTGCAGCCAATCAGGCTGCCTGGAAAGTACTTTCCAATGGAGGAAGGGCATTAGATGCGGTTGAAAAAGGAGTTCATGTACCCGAGGCTGACCCTAAAAATCAGTCGGTCGGATATGGTGGTTTACCAGACAGAGATGGTCGTGTGACCCTGGATGCCTGTATTATGGATGATTTAGGCAATTGCGGCGCTGTAGCTGGTTTAGAACACATCATGCACCCTATATCTGTGGCCAGGCTGGTAATGGAGAAAACGCCACATGTGATGCTTGTGGGCGATGGCGCCCTTCAGTTTGCGCTGGAAAATGGTTTTAAGAAAGAAAACCTGCTCACTAAGGAAAGTGAAAAAGCATGGAAAGAATGGCTGAAAACGGCGAAATACGCACCGGTAATGAATATCGAGAATAAGCTTTATGATAAAGCCGCTCCGACTAAACTACCTGGAAACCAATACAATCACGATACCATAGGAATGCTGGCTATTGATGCTAAAGGAAACATATCCGGTGCATGTACCACCAGTGGAATGGCTTATAAGCTTCATGGCCGTGTAGGAGACAGCCCAATCATTGGTGCTGGTTTATACGTAGACAATGAGGTTGGTGGTGCCACTTCTACCGGAGTTGGGGAAGAAGTAATCCGTAATGTGGGTAGCTTTTTAGTTGTGGAGCTGATGAGACAGGGTTATGCTCCTGAGGATGCCTGTAAGGAGGCAGTGATGAGGATCATCAAGAAAAAGCCTGAAATTGCAAAAGGCATTCAGGTCGGTTTCCTTGCATTGAACAAAAAGGGGGAATACGGTGCCTATGCTATTCAAAAAGGGTTCAGCTATGCCGTATGTACCAGTCAGAAGGACGATCTATTGATTCCAGGAAAAAGCTATTATTAATATTTTTCATTGTATAAAATGATTCAAATGGAAGTTTGTGCCAACTCCCTTACCTCTGCCCTTGCGGCACAGGAAGGTGGCGCGGTGCGGGTAGAATTCTGCGATAATTTACCGGAGGGTGGCACCACCCCCAGCTATGGCCAGATTAAGCTCGCAAAAGAATTATTGCACATCCTCGTCTATCCTATTATCCGTCCCAGAGGCGGGGATTTCTTGTATTCCGACTTGGAATTTCGCATCATGAAAGAGGATATAAAAATGTGTAAATCATTAAATTGTGACGGAGTAGTGATTGGAATTCTCCACGCAAACGGCAGCATCGATAAGGAACGTTGTGCAGCATTAATTGAGCTGGCAAGGCCTATGAAAGTAACTTTTCACCGTGCTTTTGACATGTGTAATGATCTCGAAAAAGCGTTGGAAGAGCTGATTGAATTGGGTTGTGAGCGGGTACTCACTTCAGGCGCCGCAGCCTCTGCCCTTCAGGGTGCAGAACGTTTGAAAGCATTGATTACACAGGCTGCCGGAAGGATCAGTATCATGCCCGGAGCGGGTATCAAAACAGAAAACATAGCAGAGATCATCCGCATTACCGGAGCTACAGAGTTTCATGCTTCTGCAAAACACGCGGTAAAGAGCGATATGCAATTCAGAAACCCGGGATTGAGTATGGGAACTTCTGCAGATGAGTTTAGCTATGACCTGACCGATGCAGCAACAGTGAAAAGCCTGATCGAATTGGCCAACAGCAATAGTTAACGCGATAATCACCTATAAAAATGATAAAAAAACTGATCAGCACGGCTTTATTTAGCGTCTTTCTTATTTCCATTGGTTCTGCCCAGACTAAAAGAGATTACACCCAATATGTCAATCCCTTTATAGGAACAGGTGGCCATGGGCACACTTACCCAGGTCCTTCTATGCCTTTTGGAATGATCCAACCAGGCCCGGACACCCGTTTAACAGGATGGGATGGTTGTTCCGGTTACCACGATACAGACAGCGTGATCTACGGCTTTTCTCATACCCATTTAAGTGGTGTAGGGATTCCTGATTATGGGGACGTATTGTTTATGCCTACTACGGGACAGCCGGAATTCAGCAATACCGCCTACTCCTCTCCTTTTCAAAAGAAAAATGAAAAAGCAAGCGTAGGCTATTATGCTACTAAGCTTGACAAATATGGTATTGATGTTGCCCTCACTACCACCAGAAGGGTTGCTTTACACCAGTATACTTTTCCTGCTTCCAAACAATCCAATATCATTATTGATTTAAAACACCGGGACCGTGTATTGGATTCCTGGATCGAAGTGGTTAGCCCCACCGAGATTCGTGGATTCCGAAGGTCCAGAGCCTGGGCAAAAGATCAGCCGGTTTACTTCTATGCTAAATTTAGCAAACCCTTTAAATCATATGGTATTGCTGTGGATGACGTTCTGCAAAAAGGACTGAAAAAGGCTTCTGGCAAAAACATCAAATTATATATACAATTTGAAACTAAAGCTGCTGAGAACGTACTTTCCAAGGTAGCCATCTCTGCGGTAAGTGCTGAAGGCGCTTTAAAAAATCTGGATGCGGAAATGAAAGGTTACGATTTCAAAGGTGCTGTAGCTAAAGCTAAAACGATTTGGAATACCGAACTATCTAAAGTAGAAGCAGAGAGCACTGATCTTAAACAACTCAGAACTTATTATACGGCATTGTACCATAGTTTCCTGAATCCTAATTTGTTTATGGATGTAGACGGTCAATATCTTGGTTTAGACAAAAAAACACATCGTGCAGCCGGCTTTGAGTACTTTACCGTTTTCTCTTTATGGGATACCCATCGTACCGAACACCCTCTCCTCGCCCTAATCGACAGAAAGAGGACGCTGGATTTTATCAAAACTTTCCTGGCCATGTACGATCAGGGAAAATTACTACCCGTATGGGAATTGGCTTCAAATGAGACTTTTTGTATGATCGGAAACCATGCCATTCCTGTTATTGTAGATGCCTACGCCAAAGGAATCCGGGATTTCGATGCTCAAAAAGCATTGGAAGCAATGAAAGTATCTGTAAACAGAAAACAATTCGGACTGGACCTCTATGCCACTGAAGGTGCCGTTCCTTCCGACAAAGAAGAGGAATCGGCCTCCAAAACCGTAGAATATGCTTATGACGACTGGTGTATTTCGGAGTTTGCCCGAATGTTGGGTAAAAAAGAAGATCAGGAGCATTATAGTCGCCGGGCACAATACTGGAAAAACCTATACGATCCGGAAACCAGGTTTATCCGTGCGCGGCAAAACGGAGGGTTTTACAAACCCTTTGAGCCAACAGAAGTAAACAGCAATTACACCGAAGGAAATTCCTGGCATTACTCTTTCAGTACCCAGCAGGACATCAATACCCATATGGAATTTATGGGTGGTGAACCTGTATATCAGGAAAAGCTCAATGAGCTCTTTACCACAAAAAAAGGATTAACAGGCAGGGCCCAGGATGATATTACCGGTTTAATTGGCCAGTATGCCCATGGTAATGAACCCAGTCACCATATGTCTTACCTCTTCAATTACACCAGACACCCTGAAAAAACAGCGCATTACCTGCAAAGAATCTATCGGGAACAGTACCACGATCAGCCCGATGGTTTATCAGGAAATGAGGATTGTGGTCAGATGAGTGCCTGGCTTGTCACGAGTGCTATGGGTTGGTACCCCGTCTCTCCCGGCAATAACATTTACAATATCGGCAGTCCATGGTTTAAGAAACTGACCGTACACCTGGAAAATGGGAAAAAGATAGTTGTAAATGCTCCTACGTTGAGCAACAAACAGTATTATACTTCCGGGCTAAAATTAAACGGTAAACCATACAAAAAACTGTTTTTGAATCACAGTGACCTTTCCAATGGAGGAACACTTGATTTTGAGTTTTCCGAGCAACCGGATATGGATTACCTGAACAGCCTTGAGAAGCCGGTGATGAAGATCAGTCAACAACTTATCACCCCTAATCCATCAATTAACGGCCCCTCAGCTATTTTCAAAGGAAAACAAACCATCAGCATCAGTAATCCATTAAAGGATGTTCAGATCTATTATACCATTGACGGATCGACACCTTCCAAGGCCAGTCTTCCTTATACCGGACCTTTTGAAATCAACAAGGACAGTCACATAAAAGCCATCGCTTATAAAGATGGGTATGTGAACAGTTTTCCTGTTGAAGCTTCTTATCAAACCGCAGCACAACATTATACCATACAGGTCAAAACTGCCATTAATCCAACCTTTACCGGTGGTGGAAACAATGCGCTGATTGACGGAATCAGGGGAACAGCCAATTATAAAATCGGAGACATATGGCAGGGTTTCAGAAGTCCTGAAATTGAAGCGGTTGTAGACCTCGGATTAAAGAAAAAAGTAAACACCGTAAGCATCGGCGCTTTACAGGATACCAATGCCTGGATCATTATTCCTTCGGAAGTTAGTTTTTATGCTTCTTCAGACAACATTCATTTTACAGAAATCGGTAAAGTAAA
This region of Pedobacter steynii genomic DNA includes:
- a CDS encoding queuosine precursor transporter gives rise to the protein MTFKTKESRLLLVLGSFFVANAILSEFIGVKIFTVEGTLGIKQFDINLLGVPNLSFNMSAGVLTWPLIFIMTDIINEYFGVRQVRFLSILTAVLISYAFIIVGAAMRLTPSDFWVNQNIEGHQLNMNAAFAGIFGQGMWIIVGSIIAFLIGQIADVLIFHKIKKVTGDKALWLRATGSTVVSQCIDSFVVIFIAFYLNPQYHWSWQMVAAIGLVNYTYKFVVAILMTPILYLVHGIIDGYLGKDLAQRMIKLAGR
- a CDS encoding methionine aminotransferase; protein product: MISTQSKLPGTGTNIFSVMSKLAEEHQAINLSQGFPDYDADPKLIEYVADAMKQGFNQYAPMTGLPALRELISEKMDYLYGASYHPETEITVTAGGTQGIFTALNAYINAGDEVIIFEPAYDCYAPTIKMLGGLVKPYQLAPPNYEIDWEMVKKLFSANTKMIILNSPQNPTGCVLSEKDIKALIKLTKNTDIMILSDEVYEHIIFDGKKHQSVALYPELRERSFIVASFGKLLHTTGWKLGYCLAPEALMKEFRKVHQFNVFSVNTPMQVGIEKYLKDPETYLGLSAYFQQKRDLFRSLLGETKFKLLPCNGSYFQCVSYEHLSDEKDVAMAERLIKEFGVASIPVSAFYIRNTDHHILRFCFAKKQETLEKAVERLVKL
- a CDS encoding nitrilase family protein — translated: MESPDYLNIKNLKITIFQAYLFWENIDKNLQNLSLRLSSGVKEKTDLIILPEMFNTGFSMNAEALAEEMNGRTMQWMNEIAKKYECVVTGSLIIKENGNYYNRLIWMLPDGGYSHYDKRHLFGLSDEDKTYTPGNDKIIVELKGWKIRLAICYDLRFPVWLRNQNEEYDILLLIASWPDKRAIHWNALIPARAIENQSYVIAANRVGHDGKEVYHSGHSQCIDPMGKTVYYKPEDEDLYTFSIGYEELIKTRQTFPFLKDADNFNII
- a CDS encoding N(4)-(beta-N-acetylglucosaminyl)-L-asparaginase, with product MFNRRKFIKASALSASLLAIDRNSAAAMIPNSSSHEPVKPIVISTWDFGIAANQAAWKVLSNGGRALDAVEKGVHVPEADPKNQSVGYGGLPDRDGRVTLDACIMDDLGNCGAVAGLEHIMHPISVARLVMEKTPHVMLVGDGALQFALENGFKKENLLTKESEKAWKEWLKTAKYAPVMNIENKLYDKAAPTKLPGNQYNHDTIGMLAIDAKGNISGACTTSGMAYKLHGRVGDSPIIGAGLYVDNEVGGATSTGVGEEVIRNVGSFLVVELMRQGYAPEDACKEAVMRIIKKKPEIAKGIQVGFLALNKKGEYGAYAIQKGFSYAVCTSQKDDLLIPGKSYY
- a CDS encoding copper homeostasis protein CutC encodes the protein MEVCANSLTSALAAQEGGAVRVEFCDNLPEGGTTPSYGQIKLAKELLHILVYPIIRPRGGDFLYSDLEFRIMKEDIKMCKSLNCDGVVIGILHANGSIDKERCAALIELARPMKVTFHRAFDMCNDLEKALEELIELGCERVLTSGAAASALQGAERLKALITQAAGRISIMPGAGIKTENIAEIIRITGATEFHASAKHAVKSDMQFRNPGLSMGTSADEFSYDLTDAATVKSLIELANSNS
- a CDS encoding GH92 family glycosyl hydrolase, with product MIKKLISTALFSVFLISIGSAQTKRDYTQYVNPFIGTGGHGHTYPGPSMPFGMIQPGPDTRLTGWDGCSGYHDTDSVIYGFSHTHLSGVGIPDYGDVLFMPTTGQPEFSNTAYSSPFQKKNEKASVGYYATKLDKYGIDVALTTTRRVALHQYTFPASKQSNIIIDLKHRDRVLDSWIEVVSPTEIRGFRRSRAWAKDQPVYFYAKFSKPFKSYGIAVDDVLQKGLKKASGKNIKLYIQFETKAAENVLSKVAISAVSAEGALKNLDAEMKGYDFKGAVAKAKTIWNTELSKVEAESTDLKQLRTYYTALYHSFLNPNLFMDVDGQYLGLDKKTHRAAGFEYFTVFSLWDTHRTEHPLLALIDRKRTLDFIKTFLAMYDQGKLLPVWELASNETFCMIGNHAIPVIVDAYAKGIRDFDAQKALEAMKVSVNRKQFGLDLYATEGAVPSDKEEESASKTVEYAYDDWCISEFARMLGKKEDQEHYSRRAQYWKNLYDPETRFIRARQNGGFYKPFEPTEVNSNYTEGNSWHYSFSTQQDINTHMEFMGGEPVYQEKLNELFTTKKGLTGRAQDDITGLIGQYAHGNEPSHHMSYLFNYTRHPEKTAHYLQRIYREQYHDQPDGLSGNEDCGQMSAWLVTSAMGWYPVSPGNNIYNIGSPWFKKLTVHLENGKKIVVNAPTLSNKQYYTSGLKLNGKPYKKLFLNHSDLSNGGTLDFEFSEQPDMDYLNSLEKPVMKISQQLITPNPSINGPSAIFKGKQTISISNPLKDVQIYYTIDGSTPSKASLPYTGPFEINKDSHIKAIAYKDGYVNSFPVEASYQTAAQHYTIQVKTAINPTFTGGGNNALIDGIRGTANYKIGDIWQGFRSPEIEAVVDLGLKKKVNTVSIGALQDTNAWIIIPSEVSFYASSDNIHFTEIGKVKSTVDPKDERQQIQEFSAKAGIECRYIKVIVKAYGIFGDWHDGSGELAHSFFDEIAIN